TGGCCGAAGTCTCCCGGATCCACTTCCCTCGCCCTCCTGCCACGCCCGTACAGGTCGCCGCCTTTGAAGCACGCGTGGGGTGGACACTTGATGAGGACCTGCGCGCCTTCTACCTGCGCTTCGACGGGTGTGACCTCTTCGTCTCCTCACCTGACACGCGCTTCCGCGTGCTGCCGCTGGAGAAAATCCAACGCGCTCGCGTCGCCATCCGCGCCAACGACAGGGACGAGGCCGGGGCGGCTTCCCTCTACACGTTGGTGGACATGCAGGACTCCGACTACATCATCCTGGACGTGGCACGAGGGGAGGTTGACCGATATCCCCTCTTCGACGCGTGGCACGAGACGTTTCCCGAACTGGTGCCCATTGCATCATCCTTTAGCGAGTTCCTGGGGAAGGCGCTGCGCAGCGGCAACCAGGCCTTCTGGCTGAGCAGTGAACCTCCGGAGAGCTGAGCATTCGACGAATGCCCCTTCGTGTTCGCCTGGACGTCCAGCGGGTGCCTTGCACATCCACCGCCAGCGCTGACCCTCGCGTGGTAACGATGAAACCGGCCACATGCAGGTGGGCGTGGAACTCCCCGAGGGCATGCCTTCCCAACTCATGCCATTCCAGTTAATCTCAACAAACGCGCAAACCAACCGCGCGTTCGGAGGAAGCATGAAGGCATACATTGCCGCAGGCGCACTCTTTGCTGGGCTCCTCGCAGGTTGCGGCGGAGGCGAGGCGGACGGACTGGAGTCTGAGCAGCCAAGCCTCGCGTCCCGGGAGGACCGACTCCTGTGCATTACCCAATACACCGTCGCGTACTACAGCGACGCGACCTACACCACCCAGGTTGGCTCCGAAAACTGCTGGTGCGGGAGTACGCCTACGCGGACAGGAACTCGCACGCAGTACCGCCAGGTCATCCAGGAAGAGTCCTGCTGAGCAGGTCGCCAGAATTTCCAAGGCAATTGCCGGTCGCATGCGCAATTTCTGGAACGTGAGACCGGCAAGGAGCCCGCCGAACCAGGACTGACCGCAGAGGACAGGCGAAAGCTGGGGCAGGCGCCGCGAAGCGTGCGCGACGCCCGCCACTTCCGTCGCACCAGCCGCATGCTCCAAGGTTACGCGCGGCCCTGAGTCGCGCCGTCCAATCTCAGCGGAGGGCCTTCTCCAACTCCTCGCGGCTGAAGTCCCTCGAGAGGTTGTTCGGGTCCCAGAGGGCGGCCAGCTCGACGATGGCCGGCAGCAGGGCCTGGATGCGGTCCTTGAGCC
Above is a window of Corallococcus soli DNA encoding:
- a CDS encoding SMI1/KNR4 family protein; the protein is MSMDSLLAEVSRIHFPRPPATPVQVAAFEARVGWTLDEDLRAFYLRFDGCDLFVSSPDTRFRVLPLEKIQRARVAIRANDRDEAGAASLYTLVDMQDSDYIILDVARGEVDRYPLFDAWHETFPELVPIASSFSEFLGKALRSGNQAFWLSSEPPES